The stretch of DNA atatgtccctagtaagcctctagtagactagctcgttgatcaacaggtagtcatggtttcctgactatagacattagatgtcattgataacgagatcacatcattaggagaatgatgtgatggacaagacccaatcctaaacatagcataagatcgtatagttcgtttgctagagtttttccaatgtcaagtatcttttccttagaccatgagatcgtgtaactcccgaataccgtaggagtgctttgggtgtaccaaacgtcacaacgtaactgggtgactataaaggtatactacgggtatctccaaaagtgtctgttgggttgacacggatcaagactgggatttgtcactccgtgtgacgaagaggtatcactgggcccactcggtaatgcatcatcataatgagctcaaagtgaccaagtgtctggtcacgggatcatgcattacggtacgagtgaagtgacttgccggtaatgagattgaacaaggtattgggatactgacgatcggatctcgggcaagtaacataccgattgacaaagggaattgtatacggggttgcttgaatcctcgacatcgtggttaatccgatgagatcatcgaggatcatgtgggagccaacatgggtatccagatcccactgttggttactgaccggagagcgatctcggtcatgtctacatgtctcccgaacccgtagggtctacacacttaaggttcggtgacgctagggttgtagggatatgtatatgcagtaacctggatgttgttcggagtcccggatgagatcctggacgtcacgaggagttccagaatggtccggaggtaaagaattatatataggaagtgctatttcggccatcgggacaagtttcggggtcaccagtattgtaccgggaccaccggaagggtccctggggtccaccgggtggggccacctgccccgggggaccacatgggctatagggggtgcgccttggcctatatgggccagaggcaccatccccaagaggcccatgcgcctagggataaggaagggaagagtcccaaagggggaaggcacctccgaggtgccttggggaggagggactcctcccttggccgccgcccccctaggagattgcatctcctagggccggagccccccctaggctccctatatatagtgggggaaggagggcctctcataccacgcctttggtgcctccctctccctctccaacacatcctcctcctccatagtgctcggcgaagccctgccggagtactgcagctccatcaccaccacgccgtcgtgctgctgctggagccatcttcctcaacctcaccttcccccttgctggatcaacaaggaggagacgtcacgctgactgtacgtgtgttgaacgcggaggtgccgtccgttcggtgctaggatctccggtgatttggatcacgtcgagtacgacttcctcatccccgttctttgaatgcttccgcgcgtgatctaaaaaggtatgtagatgcaatccaatcactcgttgctagatgaactcctagatggatcttggtgaagccgtaggaaaatttttgttttctgcaacgttccccaacaattcttcCCCTAGCCGAAAAACCTAGGGTTTCGACATCTTCCGGCGGCTGCCGCCGAAATCTATCTCGGGCCGCGTTCCTCACCTCCTATTCGCACAGGGGCTTGGGATGTTTGAGGGGACCCGTGATCGTACCTCGGCGCTGGTCGGGGGTAGGAGTTTGGCGAGGAACGACGGCGGCAAGATCGAATCTCTTGCAGATGGCGGAAAACAGGAGTTCTCAGCGGAGGCAGGGGAAGGAACTTGCTGAAGAATTGCTTGCCCGGCTCACACtacaggaggaagaagaggacgaatTCATatgggaggaggagctgctggataTGGTAGAACCAGCGAAGTGGTTAGCAATTGCCAGAGTCCATACACCAAAGACTTTCAGCCCTAATGCGCTGTATAATGACATGCGTGCGGCATGGAACCCTGCCAAACAGGTGGTATGGAGGAAGATCAAAACTAATTTGTTCACAACGCAGTTTGGGTGCCTGGGTGATTGGAATAAGGCGATGGTTGAAGGGCCGTGGTTATTCAGGGAGCAGGCTGCGATCATGGAGGCATATGACGGGTTTAAAAACCCTGATACTTTTGAGCTAGACAAGCTCTCTGTGTGGGCAAAAATCCATCGGTTGCCGGATAAGTTCTTGATTGAGCATGCTGTAAAGGGTTTGGCATCTAGAATTGGAGAAGTAGAAGAAGTACAACTGAAGCTACCGGCGGGTTTCTTTGGTGAATTTGTGAGGGTTAAAGTCAAAATAGATATTAATTCTAAGATAAAACAGTTTGTTACTGCAAAGAAGGGAGAAGAAAGTGTGAAGTACCAAGTGAAATATGAGAAGCTACCAACTTTCTGCTACAATTGTGGCGAGTTTGGTCATTGGCATGAGGAATGTGGAGATGGGGAACACGACAAGTCTACCTTTGAGTGGGGGGATTTTCTGTTTGCTGGCAACGTACGGTTCAAACCAGCTGGTAGGGAAAATTATGTCCCGCAATGGGGAGGGGGGAGACAAGGAACATGAGGTAGAGGTGGACAGGGGGCTGGAGGTCGTGGTAGGGGCCAAGAACGCTATAATCCAAACCAAAGTTGGTGCTTCAATGCCCAACATCAGCAACAACACCCGGGCGATGGATCTCAGGCATACCCAAAAGAGAATGCGAATGAGAATAGGGGGAGTACCGTGGTAGTCCCTTCTGTTATAGCTAATACACTGACGGAGACAACCCAATTTCCAAATAAGAGGGCGTCAGTTGAGAACACATCAAGTGTTTTGGAGGCTGCTGTGGTTGGTGGAGGGACTGAGGGAACTCAAGCACTAACCATCAGGGAGAAAACGCAGATCCCTCCCCTCCCACCTGTGTATGTTTCTCCGAGGAAGGAGCATAAAAGAACAAAGACAGTAAAGGATGACCAGGAGCCGGACAGCTCGGATTCAGTTATGAACCAAGGAAATGATGACACGACACAACCCAAGAACAGATCGGCGCCCTCCGGGAGGAAGGATCGCCGGGAGCAATGAAAACCCTAGCATGGAATTGTCGTGGTCTGCTTTCGACCACGGCAGTTCGTGAACTCTTGGATACCCAAGAGCGTTTGAAAGCCGATGTGATTTTTCTGTCAGAGTCACATTTGAATAATGAAAAGGTGGAGTCGGTGAGAGTTAAGCTAGGTTTTGAGCGGCTTCACCTTGTGCCCAGTGATGGACGGGCGGGTGGTCTTGTACTTTTCTATAATTTAATAAATGAAGTGGTTTTGAGTTACTCTTCGGACAATTTTATAGATGGTATTGTGATGGATGGGAATGCACCATCTTGGCGGCTGACGGGGTTTTATGGAGAGCCTTGTTGGGAGAGGAAACACCTCTCTTGGAGTTATTTGAGGAATATACATGCAAACAATACTGGACCGTGGATGATTATTGGTGATTTCAATGAGATCTCAAACATGAGTGAGAAAGAAGGAGGGAATGCTAGGCCTGAACAATATATGAGAGAATTCAGAGATTGTATTGAAGACTGTGGACTGCATGAGGTCATGTTCATAGGTGATGAGTTCACTTGGAGACGAGGGGATATTCGAGAGAGGCTGGATAGAGCCCTTTGCAATGACTTTTGGGCAGAGAAATTCCCCCATGCAGCTGTAGTGCATGAACAACACGTTCATTCAGATCATAGGCCTGTTCTGCTGGACACAGATTATTATAAATCGGGGATGGAACAACAGCGACGGAACCATAAACGTATGTTTGAAGCCCGGTGGTTAAATGAAGAGACCGTGAATGAGATTATTAACTCTACATGGGAACGAGCTAAACTAGCCGGGTTGGGACCTTCTCTTGCGGTCAGGACTCGGTCTGTATTGAAGGATCTGCATGAGTGGGATCAAGAGATACTAAAAAGCCCCAAAAAGATGATACACAAGCCGAGGAAAGACTTAGAGAAGCTTAAGAGAAGGCCGAATACTAGAGATTCGGTAGGAAATGAAGGATATTCAAGTTTTGATAGAAAATTTATTAGATCAGGAAGAGCTCATTTGGTTGCAAAGGGGGCGAGCGAACTGGTTGCTGCACGAGGACCGAAATACATCTTATTTCCATAGAGCTGCATCAGCCCGAAAAAAGAAGAACTACATCAAAAAATTGTTAGATGACACAGGGGTTTGGAAGGAGAACGCAGAGGATATCAATGGCATTATCTCAGAGTATTTTTCTTCTTTGTTTACTTCGCAAGTGCATCTACCGGATCAGGATGTGTTATCCAAGGTACAACAACGTGTTACACAGGGTATGAATGACCTGCTGATGGCACCATATACTGCGGAGGAAGTTAGGAAAGCTATGTTCTCAATTGGTGATTTCAAGGCCCCAGGGCCGGATGGGCTGCATGCAGTATTCTATAAGCGGTTTTGGCCAATGTTAGGAGATGATCTGGTGATGGAAGTACTAACTGCAGTGAATACACAAGTAATGCCTCAGGGGTGGAATGACACTACCATTGTTATGATCCCAAAGGTAAATGCACCGGAGAAAATTACACAATTCAGGCCCATTAGCTTATGTAATGTTGTGTATAAAACTATCTCCAAGATGATTGCAACAAGATTGAAAGGTTTATTGCCTGATATCATTAGCCCCACGCAGAGTGCTTTCGTCCCTGGGAGGTTGATTACTGATAATGTACTGATAGCATATGAGAGTCTCCACGCAATCAAACAAAAAAGGAAAGGCAAGGAGGGGTGGTGTGCAGTTAAATTGGATATGCACAAGGCTTATGACAGAGTTGAGTGGGTCTTTTTGGAAGCCATTTTGCTAAAACTAGGGTTTAGGGCCGAATGGGTTAAAATGATCATGGTTTGTGTCTCTACGGTGGAGTATAGAGTAAGATACAATTTAGTGGAAACGGAGATAATCAAACCCTCGAGGGGGTTGCGGCAGGGTGATCCATTGTCGCCTTATTTATTCCTCCTCTGTACAGAAGGACTAACAACCCTACTTAACCATGCAGAGCACACGGGCGATTTGGTGGGGCTGAAAGTTTGTAGAAATGCACCAGCTGTCACAAACTTGCTATTTGCAGACGATTCTTTAATTCTGATGAGAGCAAATGAGCAAAACGCAATATCATTGAAAGCTGTTCTGGATTCGTATTGTGGGGCGTCAGGTCAGCTTGTGAGCTGGACCAATCCAGCATTTTCTTTAGTCCAAGCACAGATGTAGGTGTTAAGGCCTTGGTGTGCTCAACACTGAATATCATGACAGAAGCCATAAACGATAAGTATCTGGGTTTGCCAACTACGTTGGGGCTGGACAAGACTGATAGTTTTCAGTACTTGGTGGATCGGTTGATCTTGAAACTGACTGGATCGAAGGAGAAAAGCCTGTCTTCTGGAGGTAAAGAGGTGCTTATTAAGTCTGTAGCACAAGCCATACCAGCCTATGCGATGTCGGTCTTCAAAGTTCCTAAGAAAATTTGCAAAGGAATTACAGATGCGATAGCTAGATTCTGGTGGGGTGATGATGCATCACACAAGAGAATGCATTGGTTTGCTTGGTGGAAGATGTGTATACCAAAAAAGAAAGGTGGAATGGGCTTTAGGGATATTCAGTGCTTTAATCTTGCACTCTTGGCAAAACAAGCATGGAGACTCATTGAGAACCCGGATTCTCTATGTGCAAAgatcctcaaagcaaagtactaccctAATGATGATTTGCTGAGTGTTACTCTAAAAAAGAAATCTTCGTATACTTGGCAAAGCATAATGGCAGGAGTGGATACCCTGAAGTGCGGTCATATATGGAGGGTGGGTGATGGACGACAAATAAGATTTGGGAGGACAGTTGGATACCTCAATCACCTAACAGGAAGGTTATCTCATTGAGAGGGAACCATATCCTAACCCGAGTGGAAGAACTAATTAATCCAGGGACAGGGGATTGGGATGCGCCGCTAGTGAACCAAACATTCTGCAGTGTTGATGCCCAAAGAATTCTCTCAATCCCGCTACCAGTTTATGAGATGACAGACTTTGTGGCTTGAAGCTACACAAAGACGGGTGTTTTTTCAGTGAGGTCTGCCTATCATGCAGTCTGGGAGACTAAGTTTGGGCAACGGTCACAACATGTGGGCACTTCGTCCACAATTACACCCACTTGGGATTCTATCTGGTCTCTGAACTGTCCAGGGAAAGTCAAAATTTTCACTTGGAGAGCGCTTAACAGCTCAATACCTTGCCGAGCAAACCTGTCTGATAGGCACATTAAAATCTCACCACAATGCCCAGTATGTCATGATGGTCCTGAAACACTTCAACACCTCCTGTTCGCGTGCCCGGTGGCAGTGGAGGTTTGGAAACTGCTTGGTTTGATTGATGTGATAAAGCAAGGTCTGCTCATGGATAAATCTGGAGAGAGGGTGTTGGAGTTTCTTCTGAATCTTCCTGAGAACTATATCCATATCCTGGGACTGACGAAACTGAAGGAGACAATTGCTACTTGCTGCTGGTACTTGTGGTGGGAAAGGAGGAAGCATACGCATGAGGGAATACCGCAAAATGCATCCCAGGTTAGCCTAGCAGTTCGAGCGTTGGTGGCCAACTTTATTTCTGCTAATTCACCTAAGGCACGGGCACGTCTTGATAGTTGGGTCAGACCGAGACGTGACTACGTCAAGCTTAATGTGGATGCGGGGTTTGATGCGGACACACTTGAAGGCTCTGTGGGAGCTGTCATTCAAGATCATAATGGCAAGTTCATTGCGGCTGCAAATGAAAAACTGAATATCTGCTATGATGCTTTCACGGCAGAAGCCATTGCGATAAGATTTGGTTTGAACTTGGCACGTATAGCAGGCTGCAACAAAATTGAAGTTAATTCGGATAACTTGGAGGTAATAGCTGCATTGAAGGAGGGCTATTCATCTTCAGTAGCCAGTGCCATCTTTGATGACTGTTTTTTTTATGTCTCTTGATTTCACTCATATCTTGCCGGTTGCAACAATTTTGATGATGTAGAAGCACCTGTGTGCGAAAAATAACAATTTAATGTCTTGTAGTGAGGTTTGCCTATACAAGATGTATAGAACACAGCTAATTCCTTGCCTGAAAAAACAGAGTACTACTAATTCCTAATGCAAATCATATCTTCAAACAAATTCCCCTTCACTTTTGCAaaagataaaatgaaaaaaaatcttTCTTCCAGTGTTTCCCTTCTAACTGAATTACCAAGTTATGCACCTGAGATTTCCGGTTAAGGAATACGATGCATGTTGTTGGCAGTCAACAGAGCAACACGAAGGCTGCACTGGAACACGGAGCAATGTAGTAAGGCTGTGTTCGGCAATCCTCCACTCCTTCACTACAGAGCGAGCGTGCGGAGCACCCTTTTAGCCGCTCCGCTCCGCAGCGGAGTTGCAGAGCGGAGGGACTCCGAACAGCCTCTAAATAGTCGGTCCGAGCTCAGAACATTACCAAGTCAGAAGCAGAATGTTGATCTTATTTTCCACTACTGTAGAACATTTGGAAACATGGAAGCGCCCAGCTCTAAAACAACACAGTAGAGGTAGAACAGGGCACATCACCCTGTTCGGGCAGGGAACTTAAAAACCAGTACAGAGGCATATAGCCGAACACTTTGCGTGCACGCACCACCGCGCCGCGGGCTGCTGCCACGGTCTTCCCTCACTCGGGACCGCGCTCGCCGCAGATCTCCTTGAGCCGCCCTGCCGCCTCCGCGGCGTCGATGGAGTACTGCAAGCCACGCGTTGCACAGCCAGGAACAGTGAGATAGGTAGCAGGAATAGGTCGATCCATTGGCATTCCATTCCCATGAGCCGCGAATGGAATGGATGGCGCGATGAACACGCGGAGAGTGAGAACGAGCACCGCATTCGATTGACGTGACGTTACCTTGGAGAGGACCCAGGAGGAGTGGGCATGggcgcggcggaggaggccggcgaggtcgtcgtcgGCGGATAGGTGGCGGTAGTTGACGAAATTCTCGCGGGCGTACTTCGCGTAGTAGGGCCGCGCGTCGGcaggcagccgccgcaccagccgcaGCACCTCCCGGTAGGCGCGCAGCCCGGCGTTCGCCATCGCCTCCGATCGAATCCAGGCCTGGTAGATCAAGGCGCACAAGCACTAGGAAGTAGTACTACACGCTTGTACGGTACTGTAGTAGTCTGCTAAACTCACGGTGGAAGGAAAAACTCCAATTAACTACTCCCTCCGCCCCGTAATACAAGAGCCTCTTAGGCCTCCTTTAGTTTGAAGGAATTTCATAAGAATTCTAGAGGATAAAATTCTTAtaagattttttcctttagagccctttggttcataggaatggattcctattcctatataggattgattcctatccttcacatttcataggaaaataaaaatgagcctagatTCAATGGAAAAATTcttttggtgtcaaccaaatgacatcttgttttctatttttactcatgggatttgagatacatgtcatctcatttcctataaaattcctattcctacgataatcctatcctatgaatcaaaagaGGCCTTAGTCACTAtttttttttctcaaaaaggatCTGAAAATTTCACAAAAGGTATAAAGCacttcaaacataataaaaataatACTGAGGTCTGTAGACCATCTAACAACCACCATCGCCGCCAAAACGAGCCATTGATGTGCCACTGTCGCCACTCCTCTACCAGAGCCGGTTTGACCTTGCCACTGGTAGCCGGAAAGTCTTCATGCATATGCCCCTAAGCACCAACACACGGGAGCCGCAATCGTCGACGTTAAACCCTTTTTAATAGATCTGAAATATCTGACATCAAATCTTGCCATCGTGCATGCACGACAAAAAACCATATAACCTCGCCGACAGAAGGAGATGACAAAAATCTATGTTGGAGCTGTGTAATTACAACTAGATAGACGAATTCGGGGAGGATCGAAGAACGAAGGCAAACTCAAAGAAGAAGTGTCGTTATCCGCCCGAGAACCACACATGCAAGGATTTAAAAAACCCTAACCCAAACTACTAGCCGGAGTGGAGGCACCGGGATCACCCCTGCCACCGGCTGCTGAAGCGGGAGATAGAGAGGAGGTGAATCCATGGGCTCTCTGACGAAGCTTGGAAGGAACGAGTTTCCCCTAGCCGTCGTGATGAAGGGAATGTAACACTTGCATTAACATAGTGACCAGGCGTCCAATGGTGCTAGATCGCAACATTACaaacccctccccccctccccaaaAAAACAAAAAGGTTACATCGTAGTCTCTAGGTTGATCAACTTCACCTGCCTGAACAGATCGATGACGCGCTGCCGCATGCCACTTCATCATTGGAGCCAACTAGTTGTTGTTGATCACATATCTTAAAGTCATCAATGCCACGGTTCTACTGAGCCATCGCCTTAGAGAAGAAACCATCACCGTTTGAATATATGGCCACGGATCCAAAGAGACGAACCTTCATTATTTCTCATAGGTATAAAAAAACATT from Triticum dicoccoides isolate Atlit2015 ecotype Zavitan chromosome 6A, WEW_v2.0, whole genome shotgun sequence encodes:
- the LOC119318853 gene encoding LYR motif-containing protein At3g19508-like; the protein is MANAGLRAYREVLRLVRRLPADARPYYAKYARENFVNYRHLSADDDLAGLLRRAHAHSSWVLSKYSIDAAEAAGRLKEICGERGPE